A region of Anolis carolinensis isolate JA03-04 unplaced genomic scaffold, rAnoCar3.1.pri scaffold_7, whole genome shotgun sequence DNA encodes the following proteins:
- the bsg gene encoding basigin, whose translation MSISNLCLCILLHSCFPLTPLRLLAGFIKSPLSQKKQTEDSVELYCEAVGNPIPEIQWWFEGAEPNETAVQLWDGAWQDRVKINATYKQHSTSTISIANLTLNDSGTFECRASNDPNRNHLSKSPKIKWIRSQANVIVIERAHISATPEVTGGSDVLIFCNISEPPSPVKGRYWMKEGMKLDSNGTASDSTSYMIPKVDHETSGEYHCIFETEPISRSTVYVKVKPNIVAYKKSEHANEGDTAVLTCKLHSYPPVTLWTWFKMDDGTPKPIVNGSEERFFIKSMDNRTDLRIVSLDIERDPGEYRCNGTNELGEDGAVVSLRVRSRLAALWPFLGIVAEVLILVTIIFIYEKRRKPNEVPDDDDGGSAPLKSNATNHKDKNVRQRNAN comes from the exons ATGTCTATTTCTAATCTTTGTCTTTGCATTCTTTTGCACTCATGCTTTCCACTAACGCCTCTCCGACTCTTAGCTGGCTTTATAAAGTCACCGCTGTCTCAAAAGAAACAGACCGAGGACAGCGTGGAGCTGTACTGCGAGGCCGTCGGCAACCCCATCCCAGAGATCCAGTGGTGGTTCGAAGGGGCCGAGCCCAACGAGACGGCCGTCCAGCTCTGGGACGGGGCCTGGCAGGACCGGGTCAAAATCAACGCCACTTACAAGCAGCACTCCACCAGTACCATCTCCATCGCCAACCTCACGCTCAACGACTCCGGCACGTTCGAGTGCCGGGCGAGCAACGACCCCAATCGCAACCACTTGTCGAAGAGCCCCAAAATCAAGTGGATCCGTTCCCAGGCGAACGTGATTGTCATTGAGC GGGCTCATATTTCAGCCACTCCGGAGGTAACTGGAGGCTCAGATGTGCTCATTTTCTGCAACATAAGTGAGCCACCATCACCTGTCAAAGGCCGCTATTGGATGAAGGAGGGGATGAAGCTTGATTCGAACGGGACCGCTTCGGATTCTACCTCATACAT GATCCCGAAAGTGGATCATGAAACCTCGGGGGAATACCACTGCATCTTTGAGACAGAGCCCATCTCAAGAAGCACCGTCTATGTGAAAG TTAAACCCAACATCGTGGCCTATAAGAAGTCAGAGCACGCGAACGAGGGGGACACGGCGGTGCTGACCTGCAAGCTTCATTCGTACCCGCCGGTCACCCTTTGGACCTGGTTCAAGATGGACGATGGCACGCCCAAG CCCATCGTCAATGGCTCGGAGGAGCGGTTCTTTATCAAATCGATGGACAACAGGACCGACCTGCGCATCGTCTCGCTGGACATCGAGAGGGACCCGGGCGAGTACAGGTGCAACGGCACCAACGAACTGGGCGAAGACGGAGCTGTGGTGTCCCTGCGGGTGCGCAGCCGCCTGGCCGCCCTGTGGCCCTTCCTGGGCATCGTGGCTGAGGTGCTCATCCTCGTGACCATCATTTTCATCTACGAGAAACGCAGAAAGCCCAACGAGGTCCCCGACG ATGACGATGGAGGCTCTGCACCACT GAAAAGCAACGCCACCAACCATAAGGACAAGAATGTGCGCCAGAGGAACGCGAACTAA